The nucleotide sequence TTTTCCCAAACATAACGGCGGACCACTTCAGTGGGGGAGGATCAATCCCGTCTGCCTACATCGTCGGTCAAGCCGCCCGATTTGGCGTGCCGAAAACGACCCTCGCCCGGATGAGCGTAAACATCGGGGTGGACAGCTTGCTTGGTACCGTCCCGCTCGTGGGCGACCTTTTCGATGTCGGATTTAAGGCCAACCGTAAGAACATCGCCCTGCTCCGTCAAAGTCTGGAGCAAGCGGCCACTACGACAGAAATGCACGAAAAATGAATTTTAATCAACGACTTGCGATGGTGGGCACGGCTGGGATTGAACCAGCGACCCCTACGATGTCAACGTAGTGCTCTCCCGCTGAGCTACGCGCCCTTCGCTTTGGCGGCGCCGGTCGGCCCCGCCGTCGAGAGGCAGCGATGTAGCAAGAGCGGACGGCTTTGACAAGCCTGCCCGGTCATTGGCCAGTTCCTCGGTCAGGCCGCCAGAATGGCATCAACTTCCTGGACCAACTCCCGGAGATGAAACGGCTTGGACAGAATCCTTGCACCCGGCTGCTCGCGGTCCCGAGCCCGCAAGGCTACGGCTGCGAAACCGGTAATGAACATCACCTTCAGGCCCGGCTTCGCATCCCCGGCACGGCGCGCCAGCTCGACACCGTCCAGTCCAGGCATCACGACGTCCGCCAACAGCAGATCGAATTCCTCCGCATGCAGGCGCGTCAGAGCCGACATGCCGTCGCCATAGCTCGCCACCTCATGCCCCGCGCGCTGCAGCGCGGTGGCGAGGAAGCTGCGCATTGACTGGTCGTCCTCGGCGAGAAGGATTTTTGCCATAAAATCGAACCTAGAGCGCTATCAACGACGAGGGAAGCTTATCGAGTTTCGCGTCTGTCGTGTATCGCGCCCAGGACATATGCAAGGAGTTTTATGGTGCGGCTTCACGCGTTAAAGTTGTTCGACATCAATCGAACGGGAGTTTGCCTCGGCTCTATTCAATCTTCCGCCAAAATCGCCGGTTAAACTTGGAGTGATGGCGCGATACAGTCGGCAAACAGGCCAAGAGGCTTGCCCCTCCGGTCGTTGGCAGGCTCATGATACCGCGCTTTTTGCCTTGGCCAGACGATATCTGCGAGGCATTCTCACCAATCAATGGACGCTTTCACCGCATATCAGGCTGAGCCTCCGCCAAGCGCGCCGCTTTCCACCCATCAAATCCTGCGGCCGGTCGCGCAGAGTCTGCCCCTGGTCCTGGCCTCACCACATAGCGGACGGGACTATTCCGACGACTTCGTCGCTCGCTCGCGTTTGGACGCACGTCAGTTGCGCCGCTCGGAAGACGCCTTCGTCGACGAGCTCTTCGCACCGGCAGTGGCACTCGGTCTGCCCTTGCTGCGGGCGCTCTTCCCACGCGCCTACGTGGACCCGAATCGGGAGCCGTTCGAACTCGACCCGGCGATGTTCGTGGACCCGCTACCGGATTATGCGAACACCCGCTCGCCACGAGTTGCCGCCGGTCTCGGCACCATCGCCAGAGTGGTGGCCAACGGCGCCGAAATCTATCGCGAAAAGCTGACCGTGGCCGAAGCACTCCAGCGGATTCGCGGCTACTACTGGCCGTATCACAAAGCCTTGAGAGAGCTGGTCGACGACACTCTGGCGCGCTTCGGCGTTTGCCTCCTGCTCGACTGCCACTCCATGCCCTCAAGCGGAGTCGGCCCTCGGCCCACGAAGGGCGCGAGCAAGAGCAAGATCTCGATAAACGGCGGCCAAGCCGCGCAGCGGGTCGATATCGTGTTGGGCGATTGCCACGGCACGGCCTGCAGCCCGGTGGTCGTCGAGCGCGCAACGCAGGTGCTGAAGCGTTTAGGCTACCGGGTGTCGCGCAACCAACCCTACTCCGGCGGCTTCGTGACGCGCCACTACGGCCGACCGTCCGAGGGACTACATGCCCTGCAAATCGAGATCAATCGCTCGCTCTACATGAACGAAGGTACTTACAGGCACACCGGGGGCTTCCAAGGCGTGGCCCGGGATATGGCGACGCTCGTGGCCGACCTCGGCACGTTGGATCCCGCGGAGCTTGCGCCGCGCTAAACATCTGAAGCAGAGTCTGGCGATCCGACCGACAGATCGTGAAGAAGCCGATCCGGTCACGGTCTTCGCCAGGCGGTCAGCCGATCATTATGACGCAATCCCTCAGTTCACCATCGAGGCAGGGTGATCTGCCGATCGTGCGAGCGGCCAAGTCGCCCGACGCCGTGCAGATTGCGGAAATTTACGGTTATCATGTCCGCGAGGGCCGAGCCTCTTTTGAGTTGACGCCACCGGACAGAACCGAGATCGCAGGTCGCATCGAGGCGGTGCAGTCAGCCGGCCTACCCTATCTGGTCGCGGACGGTGGGGACGAGCTGCTGGGATTTGCTTATGCAGGTCCCTACCGGCTTCGCCCAGCCTATCGCTTTGTGGTCGAGGACAGCGTCTACGTGACCGCCGAGGCACAAGGCAGAGGCCTCGGCCGTATCCTCCTGCAAGCCGTGATCGACGAGGCCACGGCGGCCGGACGCCGCCAAATGATCGCGGTGATCGGCGACAGCGCCAACGCCGCTTCGATCCGTCTGCACCGCACCCTCGGGTTCACGGAGATCGGCCGACTGCGCAGCGTCGGCTGGAAACACGATCTCTGGCTTGACAGCGTTTTTATGCAGCGCGCACTCGGGCCCGGAGATAGTCGACCGCCAGACCGCTGATCGGCTGAAACGTCGCGTGGCACTTGGCGACAGCAGCGAGGCCATCCTCAGGAGTGTCCCCTAGCTCCTGCTCTCCGAAATCGCTGCGACGAAGCGCTCGAAGAGGTAGTGGCTGTCTTGCGGGCCCGGCGAAGCCTCGGGATGGTATTGAACTGAGAAGACCGGACGATCCTTGACCCGAATGCCCTCGTTGGAACCGTCGAAGAGACTGACGTGAGTCGGCTCCAGAGACTCGGGCAAGGTATCGTCCTGTACGACGAAACCGTGATTCTGGCTGGTGATCTCGACCCGGCCGCTGGCCAGATCCTTGACCGGGTGATTGGCGCCGCGATGGCCTTGATGCATCTTCTCGGTCTTCGCCCCCAGCGCCAGCGACAGCAACTGATGGCCCAAACAGATGCCGAAAATCGGCAACTTGCTTTCGGCGAGCAGTTTTTGCAGCGTCGGGACGGCATAGACACCGGTTGCCGCAGGGTCACCGGGCCCGTTCGACAGAAACACACCGTCGGGCTCGTGCCTCAAGATCTCTTCGGCCGTCGCCGTCGCCGGCACCACGGTCACATGACAGCCGAGATCGGCGAGACAGCGCAAGATGTTGCGCTTGGCACCATAGTCCACCGCAACCACCCGATACTTCGGAGCCGCCAAGCGACCATAGCCTTCGCCCAGGCGCCAGCGGGTTTCTTCCCAAACGTACGTCTGGGCACAGGTCACCGTCTTGGCCAGGTCCATCCCGCCGAGCCCTGGCCAGGCTTTCGCCTTGCTGCGTATGGCCGGCAGATCGAAGCGGCCGTCCGGCGCATGGACGATCACACCGCTCGGCGCAC is from Algihabitans albus and encodes:
- a CDS encoding GNAT family N-acetyltransferase, with amino-acid sequence MTQSLSSPSRQGDLPIVRAAKSPDAVQIAEIYGYHVREGRASFELTPPDRTEIAGRIEAVQSAGLPYLVADGGDELLGFAYAGPYRLRPAYRFVVEDSVYVTAEAQGRGLGRILLQAVIDEATAAGRRQMIAVIGDSANAASIRLHRTLGFTEIGRLRSVGWKHDLWLDSVFMQRALGPGDSRPPDR
- a CDS encoding N-formylglutamate amidohydrolase, whose amino-acid sequence is MDAFTAYQAEPPPSAPLSTHQILRPVAQSLPLVLASPHSGRDYSDDFVARSRLDARQLRRSEDAFVDELFAPAVALGLPLLRALFPRAYVDPNREPFELDPAMFVDPLPDYANTRSPRVAAGLGTIARVVANGAEIYREKLTVAEALQRIRGYYWPYHKALRELVDDTLARFGVCLLLDCHSMPSSGVGPRPTKGASKSKISINGGQAAQRVDIVLGDCHGTACSPVVVERATQVLKRLGYRVSRNQPYSGGFVTRHYGRPSEGLHALQIEINRSLYMNEGTYRHTGGFQGVARDMATLVADLGTLDPAELAPR
- the carA gene encoding glutamine-hydrolyzing carbamoyl-phosphate synthase small subunit, with product MTDAAARELAARGLDARDDTAPPTGATAALVLADGTVFWGSGIGATGVTDGEVCFNTSMTGYQEILTDPSYAGQIITFTFPHIGNVGANPEDIETMTPAARGLVLRADITDPSNWRSMQHLNAWLESHGLIGLAGVDTRQLTHRIRDNGAPSGVIVHAPDGRFDLPAIRSKAKAWPGLGGMDLAKTVTCAQTYVWEETRWRLGEGYGRLAAPKYRVVAVDYGAKRNILRCLADLGCHVTVVPATATAEEILRHEPDGVFLSNGPGDPAATGVYAVPTLQKLLAESKLPIFGICLGHQLLSLALGAKTEKMHQGHRGANHPVKDLASGRVEITSQNHGFVVQDDTLPESLEPTHVSLFDGSNEGIRVKDRPVFSVQYHPEASPGPQDSHYLFERFVAAISESRS
- a CDS encoding response regulator, which codes for MAKILLAEDDQSMRSFLATALQRAGHEVASYGDGMSALTRLHAEEFDLLLADVVMPGLDGVELARRAGDAKPGLKVMFITGFAAVALRARDREQPGARILSKPFHLRELVQEVDAILAA
- a CDS encoding DUF4112 domain-containing protein encodes the protein MPSAYIVGQAARFGVPKTTLARMSVNIGVDSLLGTVPLVGDLFDVGFKANRKNIALLRQSLEQAATTTEMHEK